The Arachis duranensis cultivar V14167 chromosome 9, aradu.V14167.gnm2.J7QH, whole genome shotgun sequence genomic sequence ATTGATGGAAAGGATAGCTCGGTAAGATCTTTTCCTTGCCGAACTTGTGGCTCCTCCACCTGCAAAACCTCCGAAAATGCAGTTAATTGTACGTGATGGTAGTTCAGGATGGTTATTGTTCGATCGATCTCTATCTCGGTTATGTTGTGTAGCCGAGCTTTGTTCTCCTAGAGGAGGTGCTCGCCGCTGCATGTGGCCGCTGATGAATTTGTCCAGATGACCTTGCCGAGCTAATCACTCCAACAGGTCTTTAGCGATGACGCAGTCGTCGGTACTGTGTCCGTGCTTCTGGTGGAAAGAGCAGTATTTTGATCGGTCAGTGCCCTTTGAATCTGGGTAATTGCCAGCTTTTCGTGGTGGCTTGATTAACTTCGAATTCAGGATCTCCTTGATGATGTCATCGCGCTTGGTGTTGAATTTGGTGTAGGTTTCATTTCCTGGAATTGGTTTGAAATTCTTCTTGCTGTCCCGTGACTTGTTGTCGTCTTTATAGTGAggcttttctattttctgagcTTGTCGGATCTCTTCGATGTCAATCTGTCCTTTAGCTTTTTCACGGAATTCGGCCATAGTTTTTGGTTTGGCTACAGCAATAGTTTCCTGGAACTTTCCTGGTCTTAATCCACTTTTTATGGCGTGTAGTTCTACCTCGGGGTGGAGGTCGGGTATGCTTATGGCTATCTTTGTGAAGCGCGTCATGTAGTCCTTGAGGCTTTCATGCTGGCCTTGCTTGACTGTGTTCAGGTAATCAAAGTCATGGAGGTAGATGGCGGATCCAGCAAAGTGCTCCTCAAAGGGTTTTGATATGTCTCGGAATCGAGAAATGGAACCTGTAGGCAAAGAACAAAACCAATCAAGTGCAGGACCATCTAAATAAGATGGAAAACAACGACATAAAACTTTATCAGATGCACCGTTTACTATCATTATGGAGGTGAACTTTTTGATGTATTTCTTCGGATCACCTAACCCATCATAGGGAGTTAGGGTGGTCGGCAGAGTAAATCTTCGGGGCAGCACGAAGTTCATCACCTCCGCCGTGAATGGTCCAGGGGAGCTTTCCTGATCATCATTTTCGATGTTTTTCTGAGTGTCCTCATTATGTTTGGGCTGCTCCCCTTTCTGTCGAGCAGTGTCTGAGACATGTGTTGGCCCTGACTGCTGCTCGGCTTCTTTTGTCCGTTCTTGTCGGTCATTGTTTTCGGTTCGAGTGTTATTCAAGTTGGCGATTTGATTTGCCATTCTTTGGTTCTCCTCAGCCATGACTTGCCGCAACTCGGTCACTATCCAGAGCAATTTGGATGGCGAGGGTGGAAATTGTTCAGCCATGACTTTAAAACGGGAACCTCGAGGCCGATAATATAGAGAGAAAGAGGTTTATATTTtcggccccacggtgggcgccaattgTTCTTGTATGGATACCTGGAGGGAGAGCTCAGTCTCTGGGAGTCGACGCCGAGTTATTGCTTTCGGGGCTGACCTTCAAGCCTTATGATAACCTGAGCTTTACTCTAAGAGGGTGTCCAATTGCGTAGAGCTTTGAGCAAGAAACAGgggggagtgtacctgcaaaggcactccgaagCTTAAGTTAGTATTGAGAATTCAATGTGTCTTCAGGATAGAAGATCATACCTTTTATAAGTGATAGTGTGTAATCGGTTATGTTCCTGCTTTATTGCCTGTATTAAAGAGCAATAATAAGGGTTTGGATGTTTCTCTTTTGTAAAGCAGTCCGTTAAGCTGATTTGTAACGTTAGTTTTGATAAATGAATTGATTGTTGATTTGTAACTGCAACGCTGATTAATAACGT encodes the following:
- the LOC107465909 gene encoding uncharacterized protein LOC107465909, which codes for MAEQFPPSPSKLLWIVTELRQVMAEENQRMANQIANLNNTRTENNDRQERTKEAEQQSGPTHVSDTARQKGEQPKHNEDTQKNIENDDQESSPGPFTAEVMNFVLPRRFTLPTTLTPYDGLGDPKKYIKKFTSIMIVNGASDKVLCRCFPSYLDGPALDWFCSLPTGSISRFRDISKPFEEHFAGSAIYLHDFDYLNTVKQGQHESLKDYMTRFTKIAISIPDLHPEVELHAIKSGLRPGKFQETIAVAKPKTMAEFREKAKGQIDIEEIRQAQKIEKPHYKDDNKSRDSKKNFKPIPGNETYTKFNTKRDDIIKEILNSKLIKPPRKAGNYPDSKGTDRSKYCSFHQKHGHSTDDCVIAKDLLE